From Hydra vulgaris chromosome 15, alternate assembly HydraT2T_AEP, one genomic window encodes:
- the LOC136092048 gene encoding uncharacterized protein LOC136092048 has protein sequence MQKQCKKKISIRVGSFFERSQLKLWQIIGITYIWTRSAGKSRGLSVEDIQKDLKIGSNKTVVDWNQFCRDIAVTYFLNNRVQLGGPGSIVEIDESLFSKRKYNRGRTKEDQWIFGAYDIATKEGLLIPVAHRDAATILPIIIRWIRPGTEIWSDMWAAYQGLAAQGFQHGTVNHTLHFVDPATNVTTNRVEVMWQRSKAKFKAMFGPTN, from the coding sequence ATGCAAAAACaatgcaaaaagaaaataagtattCGTGTTGgaagtttttttgaaagatcTCAACTGAAACTTTGGCAAATAATAGGTATTACTTATATTTGGACTCGTAGCGCCGGAAAAAGTCGTGGCCTTTCAGTAGAAGACATacaaaaggatttaaaaattggtagCAATAAAACTGTAGTTGATTGGAATCAATTTTGTAGAGACATTGCTGTTACTTATTTCCTTAACAACCGTGTGCAATTAGGAGGGCCAGGCTCAATAGTGGAAATAGATGaatcacttttttcaaaaaggaaaTACAACCGAGGTAGAACTAAAGAAGATCAATGGATTTTTGGTGCGTACGATATAGCAACTAAAGAAGGGTTACTCATTCCTGTAGCACACCGCGATGCAGCAACCATATTACCCATCATTATACGATGGATTCGTCCTGGAACTGAAATATGGAGCGATATGTGGGCAGCATACCAAGGTTTAGCAGCGCAAGGTTTTCAACATGGTACAGTAAATCATACTTTACATTTTGTTGATCCTGCAACAAATGTTACAACAAACAGGGTTGAGGTAATGTGGCAAAGAAGCAAAGCCAAATTTAAAGCTATGTTTGGACCCACAAATTGA